The following coding sequences lie in one Spinacia oleracea cultivar Varoflay chromosome 1, BTI_SOV_V1, whole genome shotgun sequence genomic window:
- the LOC110787178 gene encoding uncharacterized protein: MREVVTIQVGGFANFIGSHFWNFQDELLGLASDHDMDPVFQNPGVNMDVLYRSGETQEGVLTYTPRLLSVNYQGSLGSMSSHGTLYNQTPELPSPVATWKGSISTQRSESLNRNLFLQSLYKEEQKESVGKDSKHADSPDNIGDQEIMESLENGTQFWTDFSKVHYHPHSLYEINGLWMDVEGFDNYGAGKDVFAESSRGEEMTERLRFFVEECDHVQGIQCVVDDSGGFSSVAADFLQNIADEYTNTPVLLYTARDPGSFMSSKSRKRNISRNLNDAVSFAKLSPFCKLIVPVGLPFLGGSKASTYLRVNDEKPYHCSAVYAAALHALSLPFRMDSLGPTATSDCTLGALDFNSIVQMLSGQSRQNMVAILDTTMPAPTIGEQLLSKLQTLTPEISDDMEDLHSVETLVIHGALKSDEQRASVFEVQDAISAAYEQASSRPRFCHLSAATCPLPIPLPFPSIFSQTVGRCGQLLSNPSSSSASKGSLDVHSIPMAARLRSSSAVLPFLTNRLENLRKFGIQHGAMGGELLKSWGFGKEELEEMGETLSNMVRTLAPYSDLTSDSD; this comes from the exons ATGAGGGAAGTTGTTACAATTCAAGTTGGTGGTTTTGCCAATTTCATTGGCTCCCATTTCTGGAACTTCCAG GATGAGTTGCTTGGTTTGGCTAGCGACCATGATATGGATCCAGTGTTCCAGAATCCTGGCGTTAACATGGATGTGCTTTATCGCTCTGGAGAGACTCAGGAG GGTGTTCTTACCTATACGCCTCGATTACTTTCAGTTAATTATCAAG GATCCCTTGGATCAATGAGCTCACATGGTACATTGTATAATCAGACTCCAGAATTGCCTTCCCCTGTGGCCACATG GAAAGGTAGTATATCTACCCAACGTTCTGAGTCTCTCAATAGAAACTTATTCTTGCAAAGTTTATATAAGGAGGAGCAGAAGGAATCAGTTGGTAAAGACAGCAAACATGCTGATTCACCGGATAATATTGGAGACCAGGAAATAATGGAAAGTTTGGAAAATGGTACCCAGTTCTGGACTGACTTCTCGAAAGTCCATTATCATCCACATAGCCTATATGAAATAAATGGGTTGTGGATGGATGTTGAGGGGTTCGATAATTATGGTGCGGGAAAGGACGTTTTTGCTGAAAGTTCCCGGGGAGAGGAGATGACTGAAAGACTTCGTTTCTTCGTTGAAGAGTGTGATCATGTACAG GGAATTCAATGTGTGGTGGATGATTCGGGGGGCTTTTCCAGTGTAGCAGCAGACTTCCTGCAGAACATTGCCGATGAATACACCAATACTCCGGTGTTGCTTTATACTGCTCGTGATCCTGGCTCATTTATGAGCTCTAAAAGTCGAAAAAGGAACATTTCTCGGAATCTTAATGATGCAGTTTCATTTGCAAAACTGTCTCCTTTCTGCAAACTAATTGTACCAGTTGGTTTACCCTTTCTGGGTGGAA GCAAAGCTTCAACTTATCTGCGTGTGAATGATGAAAAGCCTTATCATTGCAGTGCAGTCTATGCTGCTGCTCTGCACGCTCTCAGCCTGCCCTTTCGGATGGACTCGCTTGGGCCTACTGCGACTTCAGATTGTACTTTAGGTGCATTGGATTTCAACAGCATTGTACAAATGCTGTCTGGCCAGTCTCGACAGAATATGGTTGCCATATTAGACACTACCATGCCAGCACCTACTATTG GGGAGCAATTGTTGAGTAAATTGCAGACATTGACTCCAGAAATATCAGATGACATGGAAGACTTGCATTCTGTAGAAACATTAGTGATACATGGAGCTCTTAAATCAG ATGAGCAACGAGCATCTGTATTTGAAGTCCAAGATGCTATTTCTGCTGCATATGAACAGGCATCATCGAGACCTAGATTCTGTCATCTGTCTGCAGCAACATGTCCTCTTCCAATACCATTACCATTTCCATCGATATTCTCACAAACTGTCGGTCGTTGTGGACAACTACTTAGCAATCCCAGTTCAAGTTCAGCTTCAAAGGGATCACTCGACGTCCATTCTATCCCTATGGCTGCGAGACTTCGCTCGAGCAGTGCTGTATTACCTTTCCTGACGAATAGGTTGGAAAACCTTCGGAAATTTGGTATTCAACATGGTGCTATGGGAGGAGAATTACTCAAAAGTTGGGGTTTTGGAAAGGAGGAACTCGAGGAAATGGGAGAGACACTGTCAAACATGGTCAGAACTTTGGCTCCTTACTCTGATTTAACCTCTGACTCGGATTAG